One part of the Sebastes fasciatus isolate fSebFas1 chromosome 8, fSebFas1.pri, whole genome shotgun sequence genome encodes these proteins:
- the fam110a gene encoding protein FAM110A, producing MPLETLQHPARQPARTAVAATPPRLRPKGPVGPDFYRQRKTTAGGPKQSAVERLEADKAKYVKSQVALSKQQPVRPPVMRKPLLNPRTALQPTRKTPTQTKTKQEVVQLNLEDLSNLISGVNDGAAVNSEDSDAPNGVATSHSSPCSTAAGAQQKKERPCPPPRPDWSSPAKVRLKASGPTRVDSPGSPGSPAAGTVRRVDVMPQASPARTPGRPPQYIRQPLQPIPLHSQFPLRPATSHLRLFHTRTTPRPSPLKPVVAPSKPDNPLSSPFETPVLAPPVLPVFPPRSPAVTRLSSSSSRKRPSLTRSKSDMSDRCSRAGTEMERFFNLCGLDPADLQLTGSNSDIVSMARFRSVSAPGSECAGSGREDEDEEEDDAGNAAERVPYGVSVIERNARVIKWLYGLRQAKDNASKSTNL from the coding sequence ATGCCTTTGGAGACTCTCCAGCACCCTGCCAGGCAGCCAGCGAGGACCGCTGTGGCTGCCACGCCACCACGCTTGCGGCCCAAGGGGCCAGTGGGGCCAGACTTCTACCGGCAGCGCAAGACAACAGCAGGCGGACCAAAGCAGAGTGCGGTGGAGAGGCTGGAAGCAGACAAGGCCAAATATGTCAAGAGTCAGGTGGCTCTTTCTAAACAGCAGCCGGTCAGGCCTCCTGTAATGCGTAAACCTCTGCTGAACCCCAGAACTGCTCTGCAGCCCACCAGGAAGACACCCAcccaaaccaaaacaaagcagGAGGTAGTCCAGCTCAACCTGGAGGATCTGAGTAACCTGATCAGTGGTGTGAACGATGGTGCTGCTGTAAACTCAGAGGACAGTGACGCTCCTAATGGTGTTGCTACTTCACACAGCTCTCCTTGCTCCACAGCTGCAGGGGCGCAGCAGAAGAAGGAGCGGCCGTGTCCACCCCCTCGTCCCGACTGGTCCAGTCCAGCTAAGGTGAGATTAAAAGCCTCTGGACCTACCCGGGTAGACAGTCCCGGTTCTCCTGGTTCTCCGGCTGCAGGGACCGTACGCAGAGTGGACGTCATGCCTCAGGCCAGCCCTGCGAGGACACCCGGTAGACCGCCTCAGTACATCCGGCAGCCCCTTCAGCCCATACCTTTACACTCCCAGTTTCCACTCCGCCCGGCTACCTCACACCTGCGTCTCTTCCACACCAGAACAACACCACGTCCTTCTCCTCTGAAACCTGTTGTTGCTCCATCTAAACCTGAcaatcctctctcctctccatttGAAACCCCCGTTCTCGCTCCCCCCGTCCTCCCTGTTTTCCCTCCTCGGTCCCCAGCGGTTACCCGTTTGTCCTCCTCCAGTTCCAGGAAGCGCCCCTCCCTGACCCGCTCCAAATCGGACATGAGCGACCGGTGCTCCCGAGCCGGGACAGAGATGGAGCGCTTCTTCAACCTGTGCGGTTTGGACCCCGCTGACCTCCAGTTGACGGGGTCTAATTCTGACATTGTGTCCATGGCCCGTTTCCGCAGCGTGAGCGCTCCAGGGTCCGAGTGTGCAGGCTCTGGTagagaagatgaagatgaggaggaggacgatGCTGGCAACGCTGCAGAGCGTGTTCCCTATGGTGTTTCTGTCATTGAGAGAAATGCCAGAGTGATCAAATGGCTGTATGGACTCCGTCAGGCCAAAGACAATGCAAGTAAGAGCACCAATTTATAG
- the prickle3 gene encoding uncharacterized protein prickle3 isoform X2, whose amino-acid sequence MFLRGSKKRRSNRSEEEDPDRGQPCMRCGDQCPGFRVHGWRKICVHCKCVREEHAVRSVPGQLEKMMTKLVSDFQRHSISDDDSGCASEEYAWVPPGLKPEQVYQYFSCLPEDRVPYVNSPGERYRIKQLLHQLPAHDSESQYCNTLDDEEKKELRVFSQQRKRENLGRGAVRLFPVTMTGAICQQCGRQICGGDIAVFANRAGHSSCWHPQCFQCSTCSELLVDLIYFFHEGQIYCGRHHAERLKPRCQACDEIILADECTEAEGRYWHMKHFCCFECEAALGGQRYIMRESRPYCCSCYESLYAEYCDTCGNNIGIDQGQMTYEGQHWHAVETCFCCARCRLPLLGRPFLPRGGLIFCSRPCSLGEDPNNSDSCDSALQSKPPQHRRCETAEKHQQPQCGSPLQPLEGVNPPITPAKDCIHTAVENRGVHCTAPVQNGLPHQRGTYSPLPHIHLGNGLGPSWPSDLPHYSLLPGDSGVKRPVGDVQLQGELNGSTGITGLNSRGTSTAKDCRNWVERTNQVMQVFPPQKTSHLISPNSPPNNPSILPPPLPVKSRDSMPPDSPPPNLPQPEDGLSDSPPPLSRSGTARVSFREPISSSYSVEEDKDEDDNEQELREGEENQQEEDEVEGGFGSRLHLQKGIPPQMDLLDGSSYHQRSLRRGWSRCRIPSDPALHPGSERRSRHSRPDRPRLDALDWRGEKERDGRGSFKASSLTLQTAQYKHEDSCSTCSSSSDSEEEGFFLGQPIPLPPQLRQQRPEEGKDREVEEEREVQRDWGLRGSIRRRRAHSLGAKDKDKNCAIS is encoded by the exons GAAGATCTGTGTGCACTGCAAGTGTGTGCGAGAGGAGCATGCTGTACGCTCTGTGCCGGGCCAGCTGGAAAAGATGATGACGAAGCTGGTTTCAGACTTCCAGAGACACTCCATCTCTGACGACGACTCGGGCTGCGCCTCCGAGGAGTACGCATGGGTCCCGCCTGGGCTCAAGCCCGAACAG GTATACCAGTATTTCAGCTGCTTACCGGAGGACAGGGTGCCTTATGTGAACAGTCCAGGGGAGAGATACCGAATCAAACAACTGCTGCATCAGCTTCCAGCCCACGACAGTGAG TCCCAGTACTGTAACACTCTGGACgacgaggagaagaaggagctgCGTGTGTTCAGTCagcagaggaaaagagagaaccTGGGCAGAGGCGCCGTCAGACTCTTCCCTGTAACTATGACGGGAGCCATCTGCCAACAG TGTGGCAGGCAGATCTGCGGCGGAGACATAGCAGTGTTTGCCAATCGGGCGGGACACAGCAGCTGTTGGCACCCCCAGTGTTTCCAGTGTTCCACCTGCAGCGAGCTGCTGGTCGACCTCATCTACTTCTTCCACGAGGGACAGATCTACTGCGGCCGGCACCACGCTGAGAGGCTCAAGCCCCGCTGCCAGGCCTGTGATGAG ATTATTCTGGCAGATGAATGTACGGAGGCcgagggaagatactggcacATGAagcacttctgttgttttgAGTGCGAGGCTGCGCTGGGCGGCCAGCGTTACATCATGAGAGAGAGTCGACCGTACTGCTGCTCCTGCTACGAGTCCCTGTACGCAGAGTACTGCGATACCTGCGGAAACAACATAG GTATTGATCAGGGCCAGATGACCTACGAGGGTCAGCACTGGCACGCCGTGGAGACGTGTTTCTGCTGCGCCCGCTGTCGACTCCCTCTGCTGGGGCGTCCCTTCCTCCCTCGAGGGGGGCTCATCTTCTGCTCTCGGCCCTGCTCTCTGGGCGAGGACCCCAACAACTCTGACTCCTGTGACTCCGCGCTGCAGAGCAAACCGCCTCAGCACAGACGCTGCGAGACAGCAGAGAAACACCAGCAGCCACAGTGTGGTTCTCCACTGCAGCCACTAGAGGGCGTCAACCCTCCTATAACTCCTGCTAAGGACTGCATTCACACTGCAGTGGAAAACAGAG GTGTCCACTGCACTGCTCCGGTTCAAAACGGACTTCCTCATCAAAGAGGCACCTACTCACCTCTCCCACACATCCATCTAGGAAATGGCTTAGGTCCATCTTGGCCCAGCGACCTTCCACATTACAGTTTACTGCCGGGGGACTCTGGTGTCAAACGTCCTGTCGGTGATGTTCAGCTCCAGGGAGAGCTAAATGGAAGTACTGGAATAACTGGTCTTAATTCAAGAGGAACCTCTACCGCTAAAGACTGTAGGAACTGGGTGGAAAGGACGAATCAAGTAATGCAAG TGTTTCCTCCTCAGAAAACCTCCCACCTCATTTCACCTAACTCACCGCCCAACAACCCATCCATCCTCCCGCCTCCTCTGCCCGTTAAGTCTCGTGACTCGATGCCCCCAGACTCACCTCCACCAAACCTCCCCCAGCCAGAGGACGGACTCTCGGATTCTCCGCCCCCGCTGTCTCGCAGTGGCACAGCTCGGGTCAGCTTCAGAGAACCGATCAGCAGCAGCTACTCTGTCGAGGAGGACAAGGATGAAGATGACAACGAGCAGGAGCTGCGAGAGGGCGAGGAGAACCagcaggaggaagacgaggTGGAGGGAGGTTTTGGAAGCAGGTTGCACCTACAGAAAGGCATCCCGCCACAGATGGATCTGCTGG ATGGATCCTCTTATCACCAGCGGAGTCTGCGGCGTGGGTGGAGCCGTTGCCGCATCCCCTCTGACCCCGCCCTCCACCCGGGATCAGAGAGGCGCTCCCGACACTCGCGGCCTGACCGCCCTCGGCTGGACGCCCTGGACTGGAGAGGCGAGAAAGAGAGGGATGGCCGGGGCTCCTTTAAAGCCTCCTCCCTGACCCTCCAGACGGCCCAGTACAAACACGAAGACTCTTGCTCTACTTGCTCTTCATCCTCAGACTCAGAGGAAGAGGGCTTCTTCCTGGGACAGCCCATACCTTTGCCCCCGCAGCTCCGACAGCAGCGACCCGAGGAGGGCAAAGACagagaggtagaggaggagagggaggtgcAGAGAGACTGGGGGCTCAGAGGCAGCATAAGGCGGAGAAGAGCTCACAGCCTTGGTGCAAAGGACAAAGATAAAAACTGTGCTATCTCCTAA
- the prickle3 gene encoding uncharacterized protein prickle3 isoform X1: MFLRGSKKRRSNRSQEEEDPDRGQPCMRCGDQCPGFRVHGWRKICVHCKCVREEHAVRSVPGQLEKMMTKLVSDFQRHSISDDDSGCASEEYAWVPPGLKPEQVYQYFSCLPEDRVPYVNSPGERYRIKQLLHQLPAHDSESQYCNTLDDEEKKELRVFSQQRKRENLGRGAVRLFPVTMTGAICQQCGRQICGGDIAVFANRAGHSSCWHPQCFQCSTCSELLVDLIYFFHEGQIYCGRHHAERLKPRCQACDEIILADECTEAEGRYWHMKHFCCFECEAALGGQRYIMRESRPYCCSCYESLYAEYCDTCGNNIGIDQGQMTYEGQHWHAVETCFCCARCRLPLLGRPFLPRGGLIFCSRPCSLGEDPNNSDSCDSALQSKPPQHRRCETAEKHQQPQCGSPLQPLEGVNPPITPAKDCIHTAVENRGVHCTAPVQNGLPHQRGTYSPLPHIHLGNGLGPSWPSDLPHYSLLPGDSGVKRPVGDVQLQGELNGSTGITGLNSRGTSTAKDCRNWVERTNQVMQVFPPQKTSHLISPNSPPNNPSILPPPLPVKSRDSMPPDSPPPNLPQPEDGLSDSPPPLSRSGTARVSFREPISSSYSVEEDKDEDDNEQELREGEENQQEEDEVEGGFGSRLHLQKGIPPQMDLLDGSSYHQRSLRRGWSRCRIPSDPALHPGSERRSRHSRPDRPRLDALDWRGEKERDGRGSFKASSLTLQTAQYKHEDSCSTCSSSSDSEEEGFFLGQPIPLPPQLRQQRPEEGKDREVEEEREVQRDWGLRGSIRRRRAHSLGAKDKDKNCAIS; this comes from the exons GAAGATCTGTGTGCACTGCAAGTGTGTGCGAGAGGAGCATGCTGTACGCTCTGTGCCGGGCCAGCTGGAAAAGATGATGACGAAGCTGGTTTCAGACTTCCAGAGACACTCCATCTCTGACGACGACTCGGGCTGCGCCTCCGAGGAGTACGCATGGGTCCCGCCTGGGCTCAAGCCCGAACAG GTATACCAGTATTTCAGCTGCTTACCGGAGGACAGGGTGCCTTATGTGAACAGTCCAGGGGAGAGATACCGAATCAAACAACTGCTGCATCAGCTTCCAGCCCACGACAGTGAG TCCCAGTACTGTAACACTCTGGACgacgaggagaagaaggagctgCGTGTGTTCAGTCagcagaggaaaagagagaaccTGGGCAGAGGCGCCGTCAGACTCTTCCCTGTAACTATGACGGGAGCCATCTGCCAACAG TGTGGCAGGCAGATCTGCGGCGGAGACATAGCAGTGTTTGCCAATCGGGCGGGACACAGCAGCTGTTGGCACCCCCAGTGTTTCCAGTGTTCCACCTGCAGCGAGCTGCTGGTCGACCTCATCTACTTCTTCCACGAGGGACAGATCTACTGCGGCCGGCACCACGCTGAGAGGCTCAAGCCCCGCTGCCAGGCCTGTGATGAG ATTATTCTGGCAGATGAATGTACGGAGGCcgagggaagatactggcacATGAagcacttctgttgttttgAGTGCGAGGCTGCGCTGGGCGGCCAGCGTTACATCATGAGAGAGAGTCGACCGTACTGCTGCTCCTGCTACGAGTCCCTGTACGCAGAGTACTGCGATACCTGCGGAAACAACATAG GTATTGATCAGGGCCAGATGACCTACGAGGGTCAGCACTGGCACGCCGTGGAGACGTGTTTCTGCTGCGCCCGCTGTCGACTCCCTCTGCTGGGGCGTCCCTTCCTCCCTCGAGGGGGGCTCATCTTCTGCTCTCGGCCCTGCTCTCTGGGCGAGGACCCCAACAACTCTGACTCCTGTGACTCCGCGCTGCAGAGCAAACCGCCTCAGCACAGACGCTGCGAGACAGCAGAGAAACACCAGCAGCCACAGTGTGGTTCTCCACTGCAGCCACTAGAGGGCGTCAACCCTCCTATAACTCCTGCTAAGGACTGCATTCACACTGCAGTGGAAAACAGAG GTGTCCACTGCACTGCTCCGGTTCAAAACGGACTTCCTCATCAAAGAGGCACCTACTCACCTCTCCCACACATCCATCTAGGAAATGGCTTAGGTCCATCTTGGCCCAGCGACCTTCCACATTACAGTTTACTGCCGGGGGACTCTGGTGTCAAACGTCCTGTCGGTGATGTTCAGCTCCAGGGAGAGCTAAATGGAAGTACTGGAATAACTGGTCTTAATTCAAGAGGAACCTCTACCGCTAAAGACTGTAGGAACTGGGTGGAAAGGACGAATCAAGTAATGCAAG TGTTTCCTCCTCAGAAAACCTCCCACCTCATTTCACCTAACTCACCGCCCAACAACCCATCCATCCTCCCGCCTCCTCTGCCCGTTAAGTCTCGTGACTCGATGCCCCCAGACTCACCTCCACCAAACCTCCCCCAGCCAGAGGACGGACTCTCGGATTCTCCGCCCCCGCTGTCTCGCAGTGGCACAGCTCGGGTCAGCTTCAGAGAACCGATCAGCAGCAGCTACTCTGTCGAGGAGGACAAGGATGAAGATGACAACGAGCAGGAGCTGCGAGAGGGCGAGGAGAACCagcaggaggaagacgaggTGGAGGGAGGTTTTGGAAGCAGGTTGCACCTACAGAAAGGCATCCCGCCACAGATGGATCTGCTGG ATGGATCCTCTTATCACCAGCGGAGTCTGCGGCGTGGGTGGAGCCGTTGCCGCATCCCCTCTGACCCCGCCCTCCACCCGGGATCAGAGAGGCGCTCCCGACACTCGCGGCCTGACCGCCCTCGGCTGGACGCCCTGGACTGGAGAGGCGAGAAAGAGAGGGATGGCCGGGGCTCCTTTAAAGCCTCCTCCCTGACCCTCCAGACGGCCCAGTACAAACACGAAGACTCTTGCTCTACTTGCTCTTCATCCTCAGACTCAGAGGAAGAGGGCTTCTTCCTGGGACAGCCCATACCTTTGCCCCCGCAGCTCCGACAGCAGCGACCCGAGGAGGGCAAAGACagagaggtagaggaggagagggaggtgcAGAGAGACTGGGGGCTCAGAGGCAGCATAAGGCGGAGAAGAGCTCACAGCCTTGGTGCAAAGGACAAAGATAAAAACTGTGCTATCTCCTAA
- the prickle3 gene encoding protein prickle isoform X3 — MMTKLVSDFQRHSISDDDSGCASEEYAWVPPGLKPEQVYQYFSCLPEDRVPYVNSPGERYRIKQLLHQLPAHDSESQYCNTLDDEEKKELRVFSQQRKRENLGRGAVRLFPVTMTGAICQQCGRQICGGDIAVFANRAGHSSCWHPQCFQCSTCSELLVDLIYFFHEGQIYCGRHHAERLKPRCQACDEIILADECTEAEGRYWHMKHFCCFECEAALGGQRYIMRESRPYCCSCYESLYAEYCDTCGNNIGIDQGQMTYEGQHWHAVETCFCCARCRLPLLGRPFLPRGGLIFCSRPCSLGEDPNNSDSCDSALQSKPPQHRRCETAEKHQQPQCGSPLQPLEGVNPPITPAKDCIHTAVENRGVHCTAPVQNGLPHQRGTYSPLPHIHLGNGLGPSWPSDLPHYSLLPGDSGVKRPVGDVQLQGELNGSTGITGLNSRGTSTAKDCRNWVERTNQVMQVFPPQKTSHLISPNSPPNNPSILPPPLPVKSRDSMPPDSPPPNLPQPEDGLSDSPPPLSRSGTARVSFREPISSSYSVEEDKDEDDNEQELREGEENQQEEDEVEGGFGSRLHLQKGIPPQMDLLDGSSYHQRSLRRGWSRCRIPSDPALHPGSERRSRHSRPDRPRLDALDWRGEKERDGRGSFKASSLTLQTAQYKHEDSCSTCSSSSDSEEEGFFLGQPIPLPPQLRQQRPEEGKDREVEEEREVQRDWGLRGSIRRRRAHSLGAKDKDKNCAIS; from the exons ATGATGACGAAGCTGGTTTCAGACTTCCAGAGACACTCCATCTCTGACGACGACTCGGGCTGCGCCTCCGAGGAGTACGCATGGGTCCCGCCTGGGCTCAAGCCCGAACAG GTATACCAGTATTTCAGCTGCTTACCGGAGGACAGGGTGCCTTATGTGAACAGTCCAGGGGAGAGATACCGAATCAAACAACTGCTGCATCAGCTTCCAGCCCACGACAGTGAG TCCCAGTACTGTAACACTCTGGACgacgaggagaagaaggagctgCGTGTGTTCAGTCagcagaggaaaagagagaaccTGGGCAGAGGCGCCGTCAGACTCTTCCCTGTAACTATGACGGGAGCCATCTGCCAACAG TGTGGCAGGCAGATCTGCGGCGGAGACATAGCAGTGTTTGCCAATCGGGCGGGACACAGCAGCTGTTGGCACCCCCAGTGTTTCCAGTGTTCCACCTGCAGCGAGCTGCTGGTCGACCTCATCTACTTCTTCCACGAGGGACAGATCTACTGCGGCCGGCACCACGCTGAGAGGCTCAAGCCCCGCTGCCAGGCCTGTGATGAG ATTATTCTGGCAGATGAATGTACGGAGGCcgagggaagatactggcacATGAagcacttctgttgttttgAGTGCGAGGCTGCGCTGGGCGGCCAGCGTTACATCATGAGAGAGAGTCGACCGTACTGCTGCTCCTGCTACGAGTCCCTGTACGCAGAGTACTGCGATACCTGCGGAAACAACATAG GTATTGATCAGGGCCAGATGACCTACGAGGGTCAGCACTGGCACGCCGTGGAGACGTGTTTCTGCTGCGCCCGCTGTCGACTCCCTCTGCTGGGGCGTCCCTTCCTCCCTCGAGGGGGGCTCATCTTCTGCTCTCGGCCCTGCTCTCTGGGCGAGGACCCCAACAACTCTGACTCCTGTGACTCCGCGCTGCAGAGCAAACCGCCTCAGCACAGACGCTGCGAGACAGCAGAGAAACACCAGCAGCCACAGTGTGGTTCTCCACTGCAGCCACTAGAGGGCGTCAACCCTCCTATAACTCCTGCTAAGGACTGCATTCACACTGCAGTGGAAAACAGAG GTGTCCACTGCACTGCTCCGGTTCAAAACGGACTTCCTCATCAAAGAGGCACCTACTCACCTCTCCCACACATCCATCTAGGAAATGGCTTAGGTCCATCTTGGCCCAGCGACCTTCCACATTACAGTTTACTGCCGGGGGACTCTGGTGTCAAACGTCCTGTCGGTGATGTTCAGCTCCAGGGAGAGCTAAATGGAAGTACTGGAATAACTGGTCTTAATTCAAGAGGAACCTCTACCGCTAAAGACTGTAGGAACTGGGTGGAAAGGACGAATCAAGTAATGCAAG TGTTTCCTCCTCAGAAAACCTCCCACCTCATTTCACCTAACTCACCGCCCAACAACCCATCCATCCTCCCGCCTCCTCTGCCCGTTAAGTCTCGTGACTCGATGCCCCCAGACTCACCTCCACCAAACCTCCCCCAGCCAGAGGACGGACTCTCGGATTCTCCGCCCCCGCTGTCTCGCAGTGGCACAGCTCGGGTCAGCTTCAGAGAACCGATCAGCAGCAGCTACTCTGTCGAGGAGGACAAGGATGAAGATGACAACGAGCAGGAGCTGCGAGAGGGCGAGGAGAACCagcaggaggaagacgaggTGGAGGGAGGTTTTGGAAGCAGGTTGCACCTACAGAAAGGCATCCCGCCACAGATGGATCTGCTGG ATGGATCCTCTTATCACCAGCGGAGTCTGCGGCGTGGGTGGAGCCGTTGCCGCATCCCCTCTGACCCCGCCCTCCACCCGGGATCAGAGAGGCGCTCCCGACACTCGCGGCCTGACCGCCCTCGGCTGGACGCCCTGGACTGGAGAGGCGAGAAAGAGAGGGATGGCCGGGGCTCCTTTAAAGCCTCCTCCCTGACCCTCCAGACGGCCCAGTACAAACACGAAGACTCTTGCTCTACTTGCTCTTCATCCTCAGACTCAGAGGAAGAGGGCTTCTTCCTGGGACAGCCCATACCTTTGCCCCCGCAGCTCCGACAGCAGCGACCCGAGGAGGGCAAAGACagagaggtagaggaggagagggaggtgcAGAGAGACTGGGGGCTCAGAGGCAGCATAAGGCGGAGAAGAGCTCACAGCCTTGGTGCAAAGGACAAAGATAAAAACTGTGCTATCTCCTAA